A region from the Poecilia reticulata strain Guanapo linkage group LG12, Guppy_female_1.0+MT, whole genome shotgun sequence genome encodes:
- the slc31a2 gene encoding protein SLC31A2, producing MGKSKEIRKDVRKQITSNTRAILPGEQKTPPCSAVKRLGVASVSVGCDDPGSCSVSWLSVSSLPAGMVLSVFVVLLLTVVFEILKVWRVWLSSGSRLAQPLSAYAAASSGRTESSSALDASPSESSLTPTETQPLRARNSWLLHVIQTCLHVLQVXLGYMLMLCVMSYNVWIFLGVVLGSALGYYVAFPLLGQMSLYGRVRH from the exons ATGGGAAAGTCAAAGGAAATCAGAAAAGATGTCAGGAAGCAAATCACGAGCAACACCAGGGCGATTCTTCCTGGGGAACAGAAGACACCGCCGTGTTCAGCAGTAAAGCGCCTCGGAGTCGCG TCGGTTTCAGTCGGCTGTGATGACCCTGGTAGCTGTTCTGTGAGTTGGTTGTCTGTTTCCTCTCTGCCTGCAGGCATGGTGCTGTCGGTGTTTGTCGTCCTGTTGCTGACCGTCGTCTTTGAAATCCTCAAAGTGTGGCGGGTTTGGCTGAGCAGCGGCTCCCGACTGGCYCAGCCTCTGTCGGCGTACGCCGCTGCGTCGTCCGGCCGCACGGAGAGCAGCTCTGCGCTGGACGCCAGCCCCTCCGAGTCCTCGCTCACCCCCACAGAGACCCAGCCRCTCAGAGCCAGGAACAG CTGGCTGCTGCACGTCATCCAGACGTGCCTCCACGTCCTGCAGGTGAYGCTCGGCTACATGCTGATGCTCTGCGTCATGTCCTACAACGTCTGGATCTTCCTGGGCGTCGTCCTCGGCTCCGCCCTCGGMTATTACGTCGCCTTCCCCCTGCTGGGCCAGATGTCCCTGTACGGCCGGGTCCGGCACTGA